The DNA region AGTTTCAAGTCTTAATACTGTTGCATAACACActattcttttgcttttctcttTATTATATACACACATGCTAATCCTTCATTAGACTCACTTATACTGTGCTAATTCTTTATTGTATACTATGCTAATTCGACATAGTATATACGCATATCCCATGTAgctaaaatttatatttttggggGCTTTGCCTGGCGGGTTATGCGCAATTCATGGGATAAGGGAGTTTCAGGTCTACATGGTCTCCAACATTTAGTTTTTTTGCTATGTCCCTGATTGTACTCATTTCCTCCGACTAATTACAACCCTTGAGCTATTGCATGATTATATTGCAAATCAGTCTCCCGGTTTACTCAGGCCACATGTAAAATACGAAATATGGCGTAGACAAAATGGTAGCCTCAGTACAGGTTTCATTTCGTTTTAGGATTGATTGAATAACTTAAACCAATACCTTGTTGTATAGTTTAAGGTAGTTTTGGATTTGTTGATTTATGTCTTTGCTGAAATGGACAGAGCTTCAAAATTCCTATACAAGTTACTTTATAGCATCTAATTGATCCACAACATTTTCATGTTAACATTCATGTTGAACAACTTGCATACCCATCTATTGTCCTTGGCACAACTAGTGTTACTTGTTCTTTTTATCAGTGATGTTACTTTTAAGGATATGGTTATGACACAGGTACGACAACCTCGTCATCCGGTTAGTGGGGCTAACAGTTTTTGCCTTTGCAACTGCCTTTATACTGCTCATGATGGAGTCTCTGAGTGCTTTTCTTCATTCCCTGCGTCTTCATTGGGTGGAATTTCAAAACAAGTTCTATCAGGGCGATGGCTACAAGTTCAAACCTTTCTCTTTTGCCTCCTTGACTGAGGATGAGGATTAGTCCACCCACTCACTCATATATGAAACTGGCTTCAGTTtccagaaagaaagaaatatagtATAGAacgagagagagacagaggcaGGCAAAGAATTGGCGCTGCTGCTTTGCTTTTCCACACTGCTCAATTTTGAcgtagaaatatatataaatcctgGCTCCTATTCTTTTTGATGTATTGGGTATAAAGGGGTAACCTTACCTTGAAGAGATAAATTATGcgttctctcttcttttttcaaataacaagattatttatttttttgtggggtGGGTGGGGGGTTGAGGGAGAAGCGTTTTTGTAAAGAGGAGCTGGGTAATACATGTAGCATTTCTGGATACAAAATTTTACACACGTACAAAAGCTTGTGTGGGTTTTACTAGGAATtgggccctttttttttttttttttttgtaatttattattattattattatttaatggcTAATCAAAGTTCTACAGTGTTCCATTTTTGTAAGGGTGTGTTACTTAGAGAATTCCAAGTTAATTCCATCAGCGTCTCAACCAGCTTGATATTGAAGGATATTACCATCTTCTGCCGATCAATCATAACTGTGGTCTCAACTTTAATCTCGTGATAAGAAGGGCttcgtttttttaaataaagtcaTCTTAAATTTGGACATTTACATGTGGCATCTAAAATCTAAGGGATAACTTTATTGAAAACTCTCTGAATTTCTATTCGATTTGACAAATCCTccttgaacttcaaaatcttataatttagtttcttaaacttttaattgttctcaatttgaacttctATGTTAAATTTAGCcgttagaaataccaaaaaagacaaaaatattcttgatttttgtttcgtttttttttttttaaaaaataaataaataaataaaagttttgaaattaaggctaaaattggaattttataaaaaagctaggggtataaacatcatttaacgtttaaaatctgacggatggATCCAAATTAAtagcaattgaaaattcaggagactaaattgagagattttgaagtttgaggagGTTTATcaaatcgagtggaagttcagaAATTTTCATTGAAATAATCCCAAAATCTAAAATGTTCTTGggataaaaaggatttttttttttttttttaaaaaaaaaaccaataaaaaccCTAGAATTTGATGGCTTGAAACATTTGAATAATCTCTTGACCCACCAAATTTCTTTCTATAACTCATTGAGCTCCAGACTTTTACTACTTTTCTCGGTGGATGACATCTTTTCCTTTGTAgatggttctctctctctctctctctctcatccttgTAAAATAACGATGGACTACGATCATAAttagttttataaaaaattggtcGAATACTTTTATAAAACTTAATGACCTAGAAACCATTGGATTTactggacaaagttttctttcaaattgttaaacttatattcatttttagagcatatgattaaaaaatacatgttctattaaaaaaaaaaatcatataaaaattacatgctttaaggaaaaatattaatttaatacattgaattttagattttttaaaccCTTTCTGCTCACGCCGAGgcaataggaaaaaaattcacCCATTATCCTTATTGGTTGGCAAAATTGAGAGGGATTTGCTCACCCCTTTTGGGAGGGTATATAAgttatataactatataagtgTAGGGTGACTCAATATTCACTAAAGGTTGTCCGAGAAAAAAGTCACATATGTATAATTGAAAGATGTTAGACCTATAACTTTTTTATCTGTTTACATGTGTCATCATGTGATTGgaggtattattattattattattattattattatttgtgatTGAAGTGACACAAATAAGCCGGTTGTAACTTGTAAAAGAGTTAGGGTCTATTTGGGTTCTAAATTTTGAAAcgtgctattaaaaaaaaaacgattttaaaacatattatttgaaaacatgatttaaaaaaaagtaattaaatatttgttaaaattgcagtttaacctttaaaattatgttttttttttaaaatgtaccattataaaaccttttcaaatcacaattttttaaaaacgaagagcatttccaatggagaagccaaattgtacttttatctaaagtagctaattagatttgtaaaaaacccgCCCaaattggattagcaaaaaataatgcaaaatagatattttattagattagcaaaaaaaaatgctacatgtagCGGCACTTTTCTCatgaactattttattttttttattatttctcacctgtcctctctttttctaaaattttctccTGGAATTTTACTTCTACATccctctttttccaaaattcttttttattatttttctcttcacatttcttttttctctgaaAAATAGGGtatttagaaaaatataatccttataaaaaataaaaaaataacatttaaataatataaataaaaatatagctaatcgttggaagcatttaaagaaacaatacattttttggatttcatttaaaatccgACCTTTTGTTTTACTCTCAAGTATTTTTTGGGAATTGCAGAAGACATAAAATTAATTGGATTCCATTGACGTTCCAAAATGGCAAATACAACAACAATCTCATTCCTCGACCTTGAATTTATCAGTCACTAGAGATCCTCCGCCAAAAGTTTTGAAGCTCTGAATGCATAGCGTGACAATTCTGCCAAAAAATGGAGAATCGGAATAAGCTGATCCAGGATGGGTTTGCAGAGATTTGCAGGAGAGAGATGGGTTTCACTCGACCCAGATGCTTCGCTCGCCGACTCTCTGCTTCTGAGGTTTTCAATTCTTGgtcctcttcttctttatttcccCCATATATAGTAATCGATTGACAACGGTGCTACTGTTGATGCTTCTTTCTATGCTTTAATTCTACTGTTATTAGGTTATGTGAAGAGCACCGCAACTGTAGCTTGATAAAACCAATCGGTGTACAGATTAAGACTTAGTAAATTTAGTATCTTTTTAAGAAACCATGGAAGAGTTACATTTTCAAAGGAGAAATGTTAAGCCATATTTCTTGATTCAAAGGGTGTGATAATATGAGAAGACTTACTTAACATatcttttataattatattaattattgagGGACGTGAGGaatacaatattttaaaatcataagtAATTTGTTTTGAAGTTTATGTTGTTAAAATCTGGAATTTTGTTTCCATatttccttattattttatttttttttgaattttgttccgTGGGGAATATTGTATACTAatcttattttttctgttaaCATCTGATTTTTGAGTCAATTGAGAGGTAATCATCTTCATCCATCCTTCATGTCATAGTCTTCTATGTAGAAAGACTGGTATGTACCATTATGATGGTTGATTTGCCTTTACATGAGTTTGCTTATCGGTGCAGGTCCTTGTAAAGCAACTAAATCTTTATGGGAAGTTAAATGGTCATAGAGGTTGTGTAAACGATCTAGAATTCAACTCCACTGGTGACCTCCTCGTATCGGGTTCTGATGACAAAGAAGTTATATTTTGGAATTGGGCAACTAAAACTAAGCTGTTCGGTTCTCATATGCTTCTGGCCACTTGGAGAACATATTCCAGACCAGAATTATGCCATTCACTGATGATAGGAGAATAGTGACTTCTTCCCGTGATGGCAAGGTGAAATTGTAAATAAATTTTTCGATCTCCACCATTTTGTCATACATTTTGCATGAATTGCTTCTCCCATTTATGTCTTTTTAGCTGCAATGCTTCTGCCAGTCAATTGAGGTCTCTTTATCAATTTGCTTTTTAGTTGGAAAAAAACAATGCTCCAAGCTCTTTGTCTAAATGCACGTCCAATGTGATAGGCTGTTGTTTGGAAAATAGTTTAAAGAAACTAAGCCTTAAAATGTGAAAGTTGTTTGCCTGCAGAAGTTTTATCTGATTGTGATTGTTCTTAATCATTTTGTCTGCTATTTTCTGGCGCCGAAGTAAATGAATTTTAGAAGTTTTCCATCTTATCAGTTTGGATTTCAGATATCCTGTCTCTATTTGGCTTATTTTCCAACCATTCTGAACTGTTTTTCCCTTNNNNNNNNNNNNNNNNNNNNCCCCATGGCCTAGGAGTGGCCTCGCGCCACCCATGGGATGGTGCCGGCAGCGGCAAACCGTCCCATGGGGTGCCTTCTCctccaattatttaaaaaaaaaaaataaaataaataaatgtttttattatttataatcagATGTGTTGAGTttagttttgggttttgtgTTCCTAAATGATCTAAGACCCTTGGATGTTATGGATGGCTAAGATCTCACAAAATATGAGATTCAAATTAGAcacaattggaggggatccgatccgtatttaaccctttaatgGAACAATACATTTTTTggatttcatttaaaatccgACCTTTTGTTTTACTCTCaagttttttttgggaattGCAGAAGACATAAAATTAATTGGATTCCATTGACGTTCCAAAATGGCAAATACAACAACAATCTCATTCCTCGACCTTGAATTTATCAGTCACTAGAGATCCTCCGCCAAAAGTTTTGAAGCTCTGAATGCATAGCGTGACAATTCTGCCAAAAAATGGAGAATCGGAATAAGCTGATCCAGGATGGGTTTGCAGAGATTTGCAGGAGAGAGATGGGTTTCACTCGACCCAGATGCTTCGCTCGCCGACTCTCTGCTTCTGAGGTTTTCAATTCTTGgtcctcttcttctttatttcccCCATATATAGTAATCGATTGACAACGGTGCTACTGTTGATGCTTCTTTCTATGCTTTAATTCTACTGTTATTAGGTTATGTGAAGAGCACCGCAACTGTAGCTGGATAAAACCAATCGGTGTACAGATTAAGACTTAGTAAATTTAGTATCTTTTTAAGAAACCATGGAAGAGTTACATTTTCAAAGGAGAAATGTTAAGCCATATTTCTTGATTCAAAGGGTGTGATAATATGAGAAGACTTACTTAACATatcttttataattatattaattattgagGGACGTGAGGaatacaatattttaaaatcataagtAATTTGTTTTGAAGTTTATGTTGTTAAAATCTGGAATTTTGTTTCCATatttccttattattttatttttttttgaattttgttccgTGGGGAATATTGTATACTAatcttattttttctgttaaCATCTGATTTTTGAGTCAATTGAGAGGTAATCATCTTCATCCATCCTTCATGTCATAGTCTTCTATGTAGAAAGACTGGTATGTACCATTATGATGGTTGATTTGCCTTTACATGAGTTTGCTTATCGGTGCAGGTCCTTGTAAAGCAACTAAATCTTTATGGGAAGTTAAATGGTCATAGAGGTTGTGTAAACGATCTAGAATTCAACTCCACTGGTGACCTCCTCGTATCGGGTTCTGATGACAAAGAAGTTATATTTTGGAATTGGGCAACTAAAACTAAGCTGTTCTCATATGCTTCTGGCCACTTGGAGAACATATTCCAGACCAGAATTATGCCATTCACTGATGATAGGAGAATAGTGACTTCTTCCCGTGATGGCAAGGTGAAAttgtaaataaattgtttgatctCCTCCATTTTGTTATACATTTTGCATGAATTGCTTCTCccatttatgtttttttagcTGCAATGCTTCTGCCAGTCAATTGAGGCTGCTGGTTTTGGCCTCTTTATCAATTTGCTTTTTAGTTGGAAAAAAAATGCTCCAAGCACTTTGTCTAAATGGACGTCCAATGTTATAGGCTGttgtttggaaaatattttagagAAACTAGGCCTTAAAATGTAAAAGTTGTTTGCCTGCAGAAGTTTTATCTCATTGTGATTGTTCTTAATCATTTTGTCTGCTATTTTCTGGCGCCAAAGTAAACAAATTTTAGAAGTTTTCCATCTTATCAGTTTGGATTTCAAATATCCTGTCTCTATTTGGCTTATTTTCCAACCATTCTGAACTGTTTTTCCCTTTTGCAGGTAAGGCTTGGGCAGGTCTGGGAGGATGGCCGAGTTGATACAACAAGGTTGGGGAGGCACCAAGGCCCTGTACACAAGCTTGCTGTGGAGCCAGGAAGTCCACACATACTTTATAGCTGTGGTGAAGATGGTTTTGTTCAACATGTGGGTTAAATTTATAATATGCTCCTTGTTGGTGCTCTCTTTTCTCCCTTCTATTTTGTGagctattttttgtttttgtttttgttttttcagtttGATTTGCGAAGTAGTTCTGCTAGAAAACTTTTCTGTTGCTCCTCATTGACAGAAAATAGTAAGCAGCCTTTGAAGAGCATAATGTTGAATACCATCGTAATTGACCCAAGAAATCCAAATTACATTGCTGTTGGAGGATCTGACGAATATGCACGTGTTTACGACTTGAGAAAATGCCAATTTGAAGCATCAAGTAATCTAGATAGACATGTTAACACATTTTGTCCCCATCACCTGATCAGGGCCAACAATGTTCACATCACGGGATTGGCTTACTCTAACACAAGTGAATTGCTTGTCTCTTACAGTGACGAACTCATTTATCTGTTTCAGAAGAACATGGGGTTGGGTCCCTTACCATCATCTGCTCCACCTGAGGAATTATTGAAAGTTGAAGAGCCACAGGTTTTCATGGGCCATAGAAATTCGCAGACAGTTAAAGGAGTGAGTTTCTTTGGCCCCAGTGATGAATATATCATGAGCGGGTCTGATTGCGGCCATATATTTATTTGGAAGAAGAAGACAGCTAAATTAGTGCGTTTAATGGAAGGCGATCGCCATATTGTAAATCATCTTGAGCCACATCCACATATACCTATTCTTGCTACTTGTGGGATTGAAACAAATATAAAGGTCTGGTCTCCTATGGTGACTGATGCTCCTCCACTGCCTGACAATGTAGAAAAGGTACAATCTTTAACCTCTACCAACGTCGTCTTCTGTTTCCTTATGTTGTTGTTACTCATAAATTGTCTGATACTTGTGGCTGTGAATAGATTATGGAGTCTAATAGACAAGGCAGAGAAGATCATAGACGGGTAACTCTTAGCCCTGATGTTATCATGCATGTCTTGCGCCTGCAGAGGCGACAAACATTGGCCTATGTTGAAAGGAGATACAGCAGAGCTGATATTGagagtgatgaagaagatggagagTCTTATTATGCCTCGATATTCTCAGACGGTAACGCATCTTCCGGCGAGGGTTCTACAGCAAATTCCACGGACTGCAACATAAGCTAGAGGTCTGTAACTTACTAAGTAAGCAAACTTACCATATTCATCAAGCAATCTGTCATTGTGAGGTTTTAGCAAGGATTTGGGCAATGAAGACGATACATTGCCCAAAAAAAGTAGGAATTTTGGCTATGTATCATCTTCTTTGAGGTTAATGGTAAGACCTTTTCATTATATGTGACAGGAAATCTAGCGATCTCAGAAGTACCATGAAGTGAAGAAGCTGACTTTTGCTGTGATGGATGAGGTTAAAGGGGTGTACATATTTGTTTTCTACTTTCTGAATGCCCAATTTATGGGGCAAGAGCTGGTGTAACACAATTTTTGGTCCAAATGTCCTGAATATGTACACCAATTGCATTCTATATATGGCGATGATATTTCACTCTTTGTACAATGTAGTACAagtttcactcttttttttttcttttttttttttttttttttggggtggggggaaTGCAAAATTAGCTCCTATAGTTTATCAGATTTGCAATTAGCTTCatgtggtattaaaataaactaatagGTTTCCGAGATAGGCAATTTATGTCACTGGCTTAATAGATTCTAATAACACAAAACGTTAGAgctaataaaattatgacacaCGTCTCATTTAAGTAAGTGTCATATTAatagaatatgttaaattagtgaatgaaatttgattgtagagagtaaattttttttttggcatacataAGGgatttttgagttcatttttaCCGCAATGAGCTAATTGTAAATAAGCTAAACtaattgttttgcaattttaccttttttatttttttttattttttttcaagaatgatTACTAAAGCAAGTAGCACTAATTTCCTCGAAATGGGTTTGCATGGTTATTTCTAAAGCTACTTTATGCAAAGAGAAATGATTCAagtcagtatttttttttatcttttctccatctcatcttacaaatttaatatatcaactattaaatttgtagattcATGTGAATcctatataaatttaatggtgggtttatttatttattataaagatagttaaaaatagaatgaattttATCTTATCTCTTAAGCGATATCACAGCAATTTCGGATCCAATGGTTGAGATTCGATTGGCTCCATTAATTAAATGTTGACAAGCACCAAGAGAGGCACTCGTTGAATTAAGGCCATTGTCAAGCCTGTCCAACCTCATTGGGGGTGGCTAGACCACCCCAGTTAGGGTTGGGAGTGCCTTCGGCTACCTCATGGCCCCACTCCCAAGGgtcaaatctaaaaaaaaaaaaaaaaacaacaacaaaaaaaattgtttggctccccaaaccaccctcaagggtcaaacgatttttttttttttttagtttgggtttAGGGGGCGGCCGAACCACCTCTTGGACCACCGGCCATTAGGGTGGctctcaagccacccccatctaaaatggggtggtcgagccaccccctatggccaagatggggtggccagccaccccttatttttctattaattaattaattttttttttttttttaaatctgaaatattatttttttaattatttttttgtagtaaGACATGTGTCATATTTGTGAttttaggatttctaagaagaaatttcAGCCATGAACTGGATTGAAGAAGATCCTATTCCTTGAATTAAGGCCATTGTCAAGCCTGTCCAACCCCTGAACTGTCTGGGCCAGGCCGGTAGTATTGTGTGTCGGCGGCCCATGGCTACTATTGTAAATATGTAACTATCACATGGCTACTATTGTAATTACACTTTCGCGGCCCAAATCCG from Corylus avellana chromosome ca10, CavTom2PMs-1.0 includes:
- the LOC132163472 gene encoding protein ALTERED SEED GERMINATION 2-like, whose protein sequence is MENRNKLIQDGFAEICRREMGFTRPRCFARRLSASEVLVKQLNLYGKLNGHRGCVNDLEFNSTGDLLVSGSDDKEVIFWNWATKTKLFSYASGHLENIFQTRIMPFTDDRRIVTSSRDGKVRLGQVWEDGRVDTTRLGRHQGPVHKLAVEPGSPHILYSCGEDGFVQHFDLRSSSARKLFCCSSLTENSKQPLKSIMLNTIVIDPRNPNYIAVGGSDEYARVYDLRKCQFEASSNLDRHVNTFCPHHLIRANNVHITGLAYSNTSELLVSYSDELIYLFQKNMGLGPLPSSAPPEELLKVEEPQVFMGHRNSQTVKGVSFFGPSDEYIMSGSDCGHIFIWKKKTAKLVRLMEGDRHIVNHLEPHPHIPILATCGIETNIKVWSPMVTDAPPLPDNVEKIMESNRQGREDHRRVTLSPDVIMHVLRLQRRQTLAYVERRYSRADIESDEEDGESYYASIFSDGNASSGEGSTANSTDCNIS
- the LOC132163030 gene encoding uncharacterized protein LOC132163030 gives rise to the protein MENRNKLIQDGFAEICRREMGFTRPRCFARRLSASEVLVKQLNLYGKLNGHRGCVNDLEFNSTGDLLVSGSDDKEVIFWNWATKTKLFGSHMLLATWRTYSRPELCHSLMIGE